AGAAAAAATAAGTACCCGAGTAGCTCCCACATTTCTGGCTGCTCGAAGTCCTGCCAACACAGCCTCATATTCTGCCTTATTGTTGGATGCTCTAAAGTCCAACCTTACAGCTAACTTCACTTCCTCTCCAGTTGGTGAAATCAGTACCACTCCCATCCCACTTCCCTCTTTCAAAGAGGAACCATCCACATATACTTTCCAAGGGTCCTCATTCTCTTGGTGCACGGTCTCAGCCAGAAAATCGGCTAAGGCTTGCGCTTTAATAGCTGTTCTCGGCTCATACTGGATGTCATACTCTCCTAGCTCGGTAGTCCACTTAATCAAACGGCCAGACATATCTGAATGGGTTAGGATTCTGCCTAATGGACTGTTGGTGAGCACCACAATTGGATGAGATAGGAAGTAGGGCCTCAAGCGCCTTGCTGTCACTACCAACACTAGAGCCAGTTTTTCTAACCCTGAGTATCGGATCTCTGCCCCTTTGAGTGCATGCGAAACATAGTACACCGGCTGTTGAACTGATCCATCTAGCTTGACAAGGACCGAACTCACAGCCCCTTCAGTGGCAGATAAATATACCCACAAAGGCTCACTTGTTGCCGGTTTGGCCAGGACAGGCAGCTCAGCAAGGTATTTTTTCAACTCTTCAAACGCTTTCTCGCAGGCTGGAtcccattcaaatttttttgccTTTCTCAAAGTCCGGAAGAACGGTAAGCTTCTGTGGGCGGACCTTGAGATAAAACGCGCTAATGCAGCAATCCTCCCTGTCAACTGCTGAACATCTTTGGATCCCCGGAGAGAGACCATATCTTGGATATCTTGAACTTTCTCGGGGTTAGCCTCAATCCCCCTTTCTGTCACCATATAACCCAGAAACTTCCCACTCCTCACCCCAAAGATACACTTCTGAGGATTCAACTTCAGCCCATAGGACCTGAGGGTGGAAAAGGTATCCACTAAGTCAGGTATGAGTTGGGTCGAATCCTTAGACTTTACCATGATGTCGTGCACATATACTTCGACATTCCTTCCCACCTGCTCAGAAAAGACCCTATCCATCAATCGCTGATACGTGGCTCCGGTATTTTTGAGTCCGAAGGGCATGACCACGTAGCAGAAAGTTCCTTCAGAGGTGATGAAACTCACTTTATCTTGGTCCTCCACATGCAAgggaatttgatgatatcccTGATAAGCATCCAACATACACAAATATTGATGTCCCGCTGTAGAGTCCACCAACTGATCTATCCGAGGCAGAGGATAACAATCTTTAGGGCATGCCTTATTGAGGTCTCTGAAATCCACACACATCATCCATTTCCCTGAACTCTTCGGAACACGAACGACATTCGAGAGCCAAGTAGGAAACTGCACCTCTCGAATGTGCCCAGCATTGAGCAACTCTACCACCTCCTTCTTTATAACTATATCTTTCTTGGGCCCGAAGTGTCTTTTCTTCTGCTTCACGGGACGAGAATTTGGTAAGATGTTTAATCGGTGTTCTGCTACATCTGGGCTCGTCCCTGTGAGCTCTTGGGCTGACCAAGTGAACCCACTGAGATTAGCCTGTAAACAAGTAATGAGTTCATCCCTGACCTCTAGGTCAAGGTCAGGGGCTATTCTTAGCGTCTTCTTGTCGGGCCCCAATGTCACGATCTCCGACTTCTCATCTATCACCTCATGAACCTCCTTCACTACTACGGGCAACCCGCTTCGCCCCCTTCTAATCATATTGACCTCCACACGTGCCCTCTTCCCCTCTTCTTTCACTATCCCCTAATAACACCGACGCGCGACCCTCTGGTCCCTGCATAAGACTCCAATCTCCTTCCCTATAGGAAACTTCAACTTCTGATGATACGTGGATGCTACAGCTCTGAAATCCTTTAGTGTTGGTCGCCCAAGAATTCCATTGTACGCGGATGAGGTGTCCACCACAGTAAATGTTGTCATCTTTGTTACCCGCCAAGGGTCATGTCCCAAAGATAAAGGAAGGACAATCTGACCAAGCGGCGGGATGGCATGTCCTGCAAATCCATATAGAGGAGTAGAGATTGGCTCGAACTCAAATCCCCCCACCTTCATCTGATCCAGAGTGCTATTGAACAGGATATTAacagagcttccattatcaataaagattCGTGCCACATCGTAATTGGCAACGGTGGCCattaccaccaaggcatcgttatgaggAGCCACAATGCCTCGGAGGTCATCTGGTCCAAAACTTATGACATGATCCTGGGATAAGTCCGCACCgctagatatttcaaaattctccaACCTCCTGCCATGCGCCTTTCGCGCTCGCCCGGAATccccatcagtagcaccccccgagatcatgtgaatcattcctctcgtagggtggttatcctcattcgtTCCCCTCATCGGTTCAGCGGGCTCCCGAGGGATATCCTGACCTCGAACTTCTCTCCTCGGCTCCTCGATCCTCTGATGTATCCATGAAGGGCCTCGACCCCGCCTAGAAGATGGGCGAGATCTCAGTTCGTTCCTGGACGAGGATCCTTCTTGTCTACCCCGCGGCGGAGGTCGAGCACTGCTCTCAACCCTCTGCGACTTCTCCCCCCTCTCCCCtgactccctcacctccatcaccttatCCCGACTCCTATTCAGAggaacatgtgatgagaattgtcctctacTTTGGTTCTGTCCTCCTCCCTCTCACCTGTACCTCTCTTCTTACCGCTTCTCTCGGCTCCCTCCACCCTACTCCCTCCGTGTCGGTTTTCCATCCTTCTAtaccgttgggcatcttccaagtttacatatttttccgccCGAGCTAACAAGTCATCATAGCTCGACGGAGATTTCTTGACCAGCGATTTGAAGAATTCTCCCCCCCTCAGCCCTTGAgtaaaggcacttatcatgatgtcggGGGTAGTCGCTGGTATTTCCAACGCTGCGCTGGACAAACTCCCGTAAAGTTTCGGCCTCTTGCTGTTTCATTACAAACAAACTCAAGTAgtttttctggtgcctcttgctgctggcaaatcggtgcaagaaaGCCGCAGAAAAATCTTCGAAAGActgtatggagttgggctgcaTGGTATTAAACCATTATTGGGCTGACCTtaccaacgtgcccagaaacaccctgcaTCTAACTCCATCcgaatattggtgcaacagagccgcattctcaaatctccccaagtgttcttCGGGGTCTGTATGTCCGTCATATTCTCTAACGTTCGATTGTCCGAAATTTGGGGGAAGCCCTTCTTCCAAGATGGATAGTGAAAAGGGGCTTCTTCTCTTGGGTACCGGCGCCCTGCTTCCTACCTGCTCCCTCAATCTCCGTATCTCCTTCCACATCTCCCCCATCTCACTAATCTCTCCACTTTGAGGGGGTTGCGTCTCTTCAACCCTGCTCTGGTGGACTTCAACATTTTCCTCACGCTCATGCCGGGCGGCCTGTTCCTCTACAAAGTAGATTCTTGATTTATTTTCATGGCCTCATCCACAGTTcgggtgataaattggcccaGCTGTTCTAGGGTCAAGTTCtccacattctcattgggacgggTTTGCTCGACCCTCGTCTCGTGAATGGGCTGCTCGATTCttgtctcttgacgaggttgttcctgTCTCGTCTCAAGATGCGGTTGTTCCGGTATTGTCTCAGCATGAGATGGTTCGGGTCCtctctgaggacgcgatgatgctgaggtagctcttcCACTCCCTCTCTTCCCTACCAtatctacgtctcaactcaaatttctcacagacggcgccaagtgatactcacgggaaatttagggtccgattccagcaagtgtcactagtccagacgtaggttttgaaattaccctgagcctaaaatcacaaataagatcgttaggagggggcaaggagggtgtcctggcgtagcctctccgacgctcaagtcagagactgaggatatatgggggagcagctaagggtgctgctgaaaacaatgtAGTAAATGAAttaactgaacactcaaacctagtatttataggaggatacctgggcccttgatgggcttgtcttccatttgggctagggatgggccaagggtagtgggcccatccatgggcTATCATACGTGAATGCTCAAAAGTCCAGAATCCTTCTTATGAAATACATaactgctatttataggagtgAAATCCTAtgattaccttgttttcagtgtcaACTTACTAATTAGGGTCAGGTGGTTGCCCATACCCTACCTCTGTAACTTCTCTGACACGCCAACCCCTGTGGTTCTGACAGTAATGATTGTCAAGTATAAGATAGCCCATACTGGTGCATTTGAGTGAGATGCTATTTTCGAGGTAGCCCGAGTAGAATGCCTCCCGAGAGCTTGTATGAAAGCTCGGGTTTCTGATAACCCGGGAAGAAGATGTCCCGGACATTCACCTGCCCGGCTTCTGACGAACTCTTCCTGCACATTTACCACGATTTGAGCTATCCATTTAATATCTCGGGTCATCCATGACTCGGGTTTTTACGAGGGTATCATAGTCTTAAACTTGTGTCGATTGTGATTCTCATGGTTCATAACACGACTTTCACAAAGAATGACGAGGGACACTTGCTCGGAGGTCTTGGTTCATTAGCTACCTGGCCTTTGTTTGTCTGACCCGTCTTCGAAAGATGATGCGACGCTTGATGTCAAGTTCCCTTATTTTCGTGCTCGAGGACACCCACGAGTCTCAAGGGGTAGGTATGTAATGGACTCCATGCCCCAACTAAAGCCCATAGACAACCAACCCGCAAATCGGAGTGGATCAGCTTCAGCAATGGATAAAATTTACAAACGGTGCACACATGGCAAACAGAGAATATCATGATGATTTTTATCTGCATTAGGGCATCCGCATCCGTCCACATTAATCTATGTTATTAACTTTCCATCTCCTCAAAAATTATGGGGTCCACGAGCCacatattcattacattaacacTTTCTCATTATTAACACACACTCACATTCATTTAATATCAACTTTCATTATTTGTGGGTCCACTGTTCACTTactcatttttttaattttaattaattcaatatctttctaattttgttaaaattttataacaaatattattaaaaataaatagtattattattttaaaaataacttaatttcaatattcattaaaatattattaaaaaatgaaaaaaatgttaGACTCTTTTATTTAAACGGCTAGTTTGACATTATATTCTACATATAGTCATTTGAAAAGAGCCGTTGGTGAGAATTTCTTCAGAACATGCCTTAATTAGGAACGGTTTGTGAGAAAGCGTCGCACATAGCGACGGTTTGTGAAAAACCGTCGTCGCAAGTAGCGACAGGTTTTGAGAAACCGTCGCAAGTAGCGACGTTTttcaatttgcgacggtttacgaaaaaccgtcgctatttgcgaAATAATGCCGTTCATTCTGATGAATTTCTTGGCTGACATGGCAGCTAAGATTAATAATTCATGCACCCACATTGGTGCATGAATATTAATGGGTGTTAATAATCACTCATTAATGCACCAATGTGGGTGCCTTTAGAGTTTATTGTTTGGTCAGGTTATAATTCGGTCTTTTAAATTTCTAGATTAGGATTTGATCTTTCATATTTTTAGATTTGGTTATTGTATTTAACTTTGACGTTGGTTTAATTATATGCATTACACCAAAGATGGTCAAGTTCTTTTTAAAGGGCCTATCGTTTCCatcaataatcatatataacCAAAAAACATTTACTCATTGATCAAATCGATCCCCCAATCACTATAAATCGCAAGCATTGACTGCAAGCACAAGAAAATTCTTAATTTGAAATTATATCAGTAAATTTATCAAGAATCTGTTGTGAAAAGTAAacatttatggtaaaaagtaaaaatctcaaactctcaaaatttaccaaactacacactgtataatatatttctctctactcaattgtgaatttcttcacaaatgagagatctatttataggaaatcttttcaaataatccaaaaataaaatacatcattacctacatcatcacacacaaatttctaattttacaactcttatttttaacattcaaatattcaactattacattttcaacattcaaatattattttcaacactcccccttgtgatgatgatcatgatacgatgatgtcttcattacgtgtttttgtactgcctcgttaaaaaccttactaggaaaaacccattgggataaaaaccatagtaagggaaaaagagtgcagtcacgtaagctccccctcatgttgacacgaacaattcttcacaaatttcgtagattgcgcatcccaatattatatatgtgatttctgaatattgacgtaggaaatgcctttgtgaagagatttgatgagttttcacttgattgaatgtgacgaacatcaatacatttattcgtCTCTAGCtctttggtgaatgcgaagaacttaggaggaatatgtttagttctgtcgctttttatgtatccatctttcatttgagcaacacatgcagcattatcttcatatagtatcacaggcttctcgtcgaatgataatccgcatgagatttggatatgttgggtcattgattttaaccacacacattcacggcttgcttcatgtagtgcaataatctcggcatggtttgatgaagttgttacgagcgtttgtttttgtgaacgccaagaaattgcagtgcctccacgagtaaatacatatccagtttgggaacgtgccttgtgtggatcagataagtattcAGCAttggcataaccaattatacttggattagcatattttgaatacaaaagtctcaagtctgtcgttcctcgtagataacagaatatatgtttaattccgttctggtgtctctttgttggatatgtgctaaatcttgccaacaaatttacggaaaaagatatatcaggtcttgtacaatttgtaagatacataagggcaccgatagcacttagatatggtacttttggaccaagaatatcttcatcatcttcacatggacggaatggatcattttctatgtttaatgatctaacaaccattggagtacttaaaggatttgatttatccatattaaaacatttaaggatcttttctgtataatttgtctggtgaacaaacattccacattctttttgttcaatttgtaaacccaaacAATACTtgatttttccaagatccttcatttcaaattcttccttcaagtatgacacaacttcttgaatttccttatttgttccaatgatgtttaaatcatcaacatatacagcaataattacgcatccggatgttgttttcttaatgaaaacacaaggacatattgaattatttacatatccctttttcatcaagtgatcacttagctgattataccacattcggccggattgctttaacccatataacgatctttgtaatttcacagaataacattctctgggttttgaactttgtgcttcaggcatcttaaatccttcagggattttcatatatatattactatcaagtgatccatataagtaagctgtaacaacatccataagacgcatttctaaattttcagataccgccaagctaatcaaataccgaaacgtaattgcatccatcacgggagaatacgtttcttcataatcaattccaggtctttgagaaaaaccttgtgcaacaagtcgagctttatatcttactatttcatttttctcatttcgctttcgaataaaaacccatttgtatccaacaggttttacaccttcaggtgtaaggactataggtccaaaaacattacgtttatttaacgaatccaattcaacctggatggcttctttccattttatccaatcctgccgatttttacattcaccaaaagattttggttcataatcttcattatcatttatgatgtctattgccacattataagaaaatatatcatcaatttcttctatatcttttcggttccatatttttccagtattaatataattgatagagatttcatgattctcgtcagtttgtggttctgacagaacattttcatcatcatgtgtttcttcaggaacaccattctctattttgtgatcatcgtgtgtttcttcaggaacatcattctttattttgtgatcatcgtgtttctctataaattttctttttcgaggatttttattcttggaaccgactggccttccacgcttcaggcgtttaatgacatcatgagtattttcaatttgtttcttcggaatttcaattcgagcaggggcatttgcagcatgtatatatgatttagttaccccttttgtgtctgcaaatgcatctggtatttgatttgctattctttgcaagtgcacaatttgctgtacatctttttcacattgttttgttcttggatccagatgtaacaatgatgatacataccatgtaatttccttttcggtatgtttttgttctccccctaacattgggaagattttctcattaaaatgacaatcagcaaaacgtgctgtgaacacgtcgcctgtctgaggttcaagatatcgaatgattgatggactatcataaccgatataaattccaacctttctttgaggtcccattttctttcgttgcggtggtgcaataggcacatacaccatacatccaaaaattctcagatgagaaatgtctggttctttaccaaatgcaagctgcaatgggaagtatttatgatatgcacttggtctgatgcgaattaatgaagcagcatgtaaaattgcatgtccccatatagaaatatggagctttgttttcataatcattggtctagcaatca
The sequence above is a segment of the Primulina tabacum isolate GXHZ01 chromosome 6, ASM2559414v2, whole genome shotgun sequence genome. Coding sequences within it:
- the LOC142549967 gene encoding uncharacterized protein LOC142549967, with the protein product MISGGATDGDSGRARKAHGRRLENFEISSGADLSQDHVISFGPDDLRGIVAPHNDALVVMATVANYDVARIFIDNGSSVNILFNSTLDQMKVGGFEFEPISTPLYGFAGHAIPPLGQIVLPLSLGHDPWRVTKMTTFTVVDTSSAYNGILGRPTLKDFRAVASTYHQKLKFPIGKEIGVLCRDQRVARRCY